Proteins encoded by one window of Pseudomonas sp. LS44:
- the hemB gene encoding porphobilinogen synthase gives MSFTPANRLFPATRLRRNRRDEFSRRLVREHVLTVADLILPVFVLDGENRREAVPSMPGVERLSIDLLLQAAERWVELGIPALALFPVTPVEKKSLDGSEAWNPEGIAQRAIRALRERFPELGVIADVALDPFTTHGQDGILDDSGYVQNDITVDALVKQALSHADAGAQVVAPSDMMDGRIQAIREALELADHTNVRIMAYSAKYASAYYGPFRDAVGSAANLGKANKASYQMDPANSDEALHEVAADLAEGADMVMVKPGMPYLDILYRVKQEFRVPTFVYQVSGEYAMHMAAIQNGWLSEAVILESLTAFKRAGADGILTYFAARAAELLQQGQ, from the coding sequence GTGAGCTTTACCCCCGCCAATCGCCTGTTTCCCGCCACCCGCCTGCGCCGCAATCGTCGTGATGAGTTTTCCCGCCGTCTGGTGCGCGAGCACGTTTTGACCGTCGCCGACCTGATTTTGCCGGTGTTCGTGCTCGACGGCGAAAACCGCCGCGAGGCGGTGCCATCGATGCCGGGGGTTGAGCGCCTGTCGATTGACTTGCTGTTGCAGGCGGCCGAGCGTTGGGTCGAGCTGGGGATTCCGGCGCTGGCGCTGTTCCCAGTGACGCCGGTCGAGAAGAAGTCGCTGGACGGCAGCGAGGCCTGGAATCCAGAGGGCATCGCCCAGCGCGCGATTCGCGCCTTGCGTGAACGCTTCCCCGAGCTCGGGGTGATCGCCGACGTGGCCCTCGACCCGTTCACCACCCACGGCCAGGATGGCATCCTCGACGACAGCGGTTACGTGCAGAACGACATCACCGTCGACGCGCTGGTCAAACAGGCGCTCTCGCATGCCGATGCCGGCGCTCAGGTGGTCGCGCCATCGGACATGATGGACGGGCGCATCCAGGCGATCCGCGAAGCGCTGGAGCTGGCCGACCACACCAACGTGCGGATCATGGCCTACTCGGCCAAGTACGCTAGCGCCTACTACGGCCCGTTCCGCGATGCGGTCGGCTCGGCCGCCAACCTCGGCAAGGCCAACAAGGCTAGCTATCAGATGGACCCGGCCAACAGCGACGAAGCGCTACACGAGGTGGCCGCCGATCTGGCCGAAGGCGCCGACATGGTGATGGTCAAGCCGGGCATGCCATACCTCGACATCCTCTATCGGGTGAAACAGGAATTCCGCGTGCCGACCTTTGTCTATCAGGTCAGCGGTGAGTACGCCATGCACATGGCGGCGATCCAGAACGGCTGGCTCAGCGAGGCGGTGATTCTCGAATCGTTGACCGCTTTCAAACGCGCTGGCGCCGATGGCATCCTCACCTACTTCGCCGCGCGTGCGGCAGAACTGTTACAACAGGGGCAATAG
- a CDS encoding YaiI/YqxD family protein, which yields MRVWIDADACPKAAKDQLVKFALKRRFEVVLVAGQSQIKPAFACVRLIVVPSGPDAADDYLVEHAMPGELVICSDVPLADRLIKKGVAALDPRGREFDERNMGERLAVRNLFTDLREQGQVGGGQAAYGEREKQAFANSLDRILTRLAKG from the coding sequence ATGCGTGTGTGGATCGATGCCGATGCCTGTCCCAAGGCGGCCAAGGATCAGCTGGTCAAGTTCGCCCTCAAGCGTCGCTTCGAGGTGGTGCTGGTGGCCGGGCAGAGCCAGATCAAGCCGGCCTTCGCCTGCGTGCGGCTGATCGTCGTACCGAGCGGCCCGGATGCGGCGGACGATTATCTGGTCGAGCACGCCATGCCCGGCGAACTGGTGATCTGCAGCGATGTGCCATTGGCCGATCGCTTGATCAAGAAAGGCGTCGCGGCCCTCGACCCGCGGGGCCGCGAGTTCGATGAGCGGAACATGGGCGAGCGGCTGGCGGTGCGCAATCTGTTTACCGATCTGCGTGAGCAGGGCCAGGTCGGTGGCGGCCAGGCGGCCTATGGCGAACGCGAGAAGCAGGCGTTCGCCAACTCGCTGGATCGCATCCTCACCCGGCTGGCGAAGGGCTGA
- the elbB gene encoding isoprenoid biosynthesis glyoxalase ElbB, whose translation MNKKVAVILSGCGVYDGAEIHESVITLLRLDQRGAEVQCFAPNIAQLHVINHVTGEEMPETRNVLVESARIARGNIKDLRDAKVEDFDALIVPGGFGAAKNLSDFAINGSDCTVQPEVLALAKGFAAAGKPVGLICIAPSMAARIYGEGVICTIGSDADTAAALEAMGASHEECTVGEVVEDAQHKLVTTPAYMLAQSISEAASGINKLVDRVLELTTSA comes from the coding sequence ATGAATAAAAAAGTTGCCGTGATCCTCTCCGGCTGCGGCGTTTACGACGGCGCGGAAATCCATGAAAGCGTGATCACCCTGCTGCGTCTCGACCAACGCGGCGCCGAAGTGCAGTGCTTCGCGCCGAACATCGCGCAATTGCACGTGATCAACCATGTGACTGGTGAGGAAATGCCCGAGACCCGCAACGTGCTGGTCGAGTCGGCGCGGATTGCCCGCGGCAACATCAAGGATCTGCGCGACGCCAAGGTCGAAGATTTCGATGCGCTGATCGTGCCCGGCGGCTTCGGCGCGGCGAAGAATCTTTCCGACTTCGCCATCAACGGCAGCGACTGCACCGTACAGCCCGAAGTCCTGGCCTTGGCCAAAGGCTTCGCCGCCGCCGGCAAACCGGTCGGCCTGATCTGCATCGCCCCGTCGATGGCCGCGCGCATCTACGGCGAAGGGGTGATCTGCACCATCGGCAGCGACGCCGACACCGCCGCTGCGCTGGAAGCCATGGGTGCCAGCCATGAGGAATGCACGGTCGGCGAAGTCGTCGAAGATGCCCAGCACAAACTGGTCACCACCCCGGCCTACATGCTCGCCCAGTCGATCAGCGAAGCCGCTTCGGGCATCAACAAGCTGGTCGATCGCGTGCTGGAATTGACCACTTCCGCCTAA
- a CDS encoding LysE family transporter, with amino-acid sequence MALHTWLAFFVACWVISLSPGAGAIASMSCGLQYGFWRGYWNALGLQLGLALQIAIVAAGVGALLTASAMAFSLIKWFGVAYLVYLAVQQWRALPSELRSDAPRPIGRPLSLVLRGFLVNISNPKAIVFMLAVLPQFLDPGAPLLGQYLLMGVTMISVDLIVMAGYTGLAARLLTALRSPRQQRMVNRTFAGMFLGAAALLATIRRAA; translated from the coding sequence ATGGCCCTGCATACATGGCTGGCTTTTTTCGTCGCCTGCTGGGTGATCAGCCTGTCGCCGGGCGCCGGCGCGATTGCCTCGATGTCCTGCGGCTTGCAGTACGGCTTCTGGCGCGGCTATTGGAACGCGCTCGGCCTGCAATTGGGGCTGGCGTTGCAGATCGCCATCGTCGCCGCCGGGGTCGGCGCGCTGCTCACCGCGTCGGCGATGGCTTTCAGCCTGATCAAATGGTTCGGCGTGGCCTACCTGGTATATCTCGCCGTGCAGCAATGGCGAGCGCTGCCCAGCGAACTGCGCTCCGACGCGCCGCGGCCGATCGGCCGGCCGCTGTCGTTGGTGCTGCGCGGTTTCCTGGTCAATATCAGCAACCCCAAGGCGATCGTCTTCATGCTCGCCGTGCTGCCGCAGTTCCTTGATCCCGGCGCGCCGTTGCTCGGTCAATATCTGCTGATGGGCGTGACCATGATCAGCGTCGATCTGATCGTCATGGCCGGTTACACCGGCTTGGCTGCGCGGCTGCTCACCGCGCTGCGTTCGCCGCGTCAGCAGCGCATGGTCAATCGCACCTTTGCCGGGATGTTTCTTGGCGCGGCGGCGCTGCTCGCGACAATCCGCCGGGCCGCTTGA
- the ppk1 gene encoding polyphosphate kinase 1: MNTAGLTDSALLKAEPLDPALTETPVEAPLVEAGDAVVEAAPPSVVVEHLPAEPIAAPLVVPSLDDSSLYIHRELSQLKFNIRVLEQALDESYPLLERLKFLLIFSSNLDEFFEIRVAGLKKQITFAREQAGADGLQPHQALARISELVHEQVGRQYAILNDVLFPALAKHQINFIRRRFWTVKLKAWVRRYFRDEIAPIITPIGLDPTHPFPLLVNKSLNFIVELEGIDAFGRDSGLAIIPAPRLLPRIIKVPEEISGPGDNYVFLSSMIHAHADDLFPGMKVKGCYQFRLTRNADLSVDTEDVEDLARALRGELFSRRYGDGVRLEVVDTCPAHLSDYLLKQFNLSDSELYRVNGPVNLTRLFSITGLDSHPELQNKPFTPVIPKLLQNAENIFNVIGKQDVLLLHPFESFTPVVDLLRQAAKDPNVLAIKQTLYRAGANSEIVDALVEAARNGKEVTAVIELRARFDEESNLQLASRLQAAGAVVIYGVVGFKTHAKMILILRRENGELRRYAHLGTGNYHAGNARLYTDYSLLTADVALGEDVSKLFSQLIGMGKTLRMKKLLHAPFTLKKGMLDLIARETQHASEGKSAHIMAKFNSLTDPKIIRALYKASQAGVKIDLVVRGMCCLRPGVPGVSHNIQVRSIIGRFLEHTRIYYFHNNGDEQLYLSSADWMERNLDKRVETCFPVEGRKLILRVKKELETYLSDNTHSWQLQPDGRYLRNSPTGNQNARSAQQILFDKLTTPVVSVR, from the coding sequence ATGAACACCGCTGGACTTACAGATAGTGCATTGCTCAAGGCTGAACCCCTGGACCCGGCGCTGACCGAGACACCGGTCGAAGCGCCGCTCGTCGAAGCTGGCGACGCCGTGGTCGAGGCGGCGCCACCCAGCGTCGTCGTGGAACACCTGCCGGCCGAGCCGATTGCCGCGCCGCTGGTCGTGCCCAGCCTGGATGACAGCAGCCTGTACATTCACCGCGAGCTGTCGCAGCTGAAATTCAATATCCGCGTGCTGGAGCAGGCGCTGGACGAGTCCTACCCGTTGCTCGAGCGGTTGAAGTTCCTGCTGATCTTCTCCAGCAACCTCGACGAATTCTTCGAGATTCGCGTCGCCGGGCTGAAAAAGCAGATCACCTTCGCCCGCGAACAGGCCGGCGCCGACGGCCTGCAGCCGCACCAGGCGCTGGCGCGGATCAGCGAGCTGGTGCACGAGCAGGTCGGCCGCCAGTACGCGATCCTCAACGACGTGCTGTTCCCGGCGCTGGCCAAGCACCAGATCAACTTCATCCGCCGGCGTTTCTGGACCGTCAAGCTCAAGGCCTGGGTGCGCCGCTACTTCCGCGACGAGATCGCGCCGATCATCACCCCGATCGGCCTCGACCCGACGCATCCCTTCCCCTTGTTAGTAAACAAGAGCCTGAACTTCATCGTCGAACTGGAGGGCATCGACGCCTTCGGCCGCGATTCCGGTTTGGCGATCATCCCGGCGCCGCGCCTGCTGCCGCGGATCATCAAGGTGCCGGAAGAGATCAGCGGCCCCGGCGACAACTACGTGTTCCTCTCCTCGATGATCCACGCCCACGCCGACGACCTGTTCCCCGGTATGAAGGTCAAGGGCTGCTACCAGTTCCGCCTGACCCGTAACGCCGACCTGTCGGTGGACACCGAGGATGTCGAGGACCTGGCCCGCGCGCTGCGCGGCGAACTGTTCTCGCGCCGCTATGGCGATGGCGTGCGCCTCGAGGTGGTCGATACCTGTCCGGCGCACCTGTCCGACTACCTGCTCAAGCAGTTCAACCTCAGCGACAGCGAGCTGTACCGGGTCAATGGTCCGGTTAACCTGACCCGCCTGTTCAGCATCACCGGCCTGGACAGCCATCCGGAGCTGCAGAACAAGCCGTTCACTCCGGTGATCCCCAAGCTGCTGCAGAACGCCGAGAACATCTTCAACGTGATCGGCAAGCAGGACGTGCTGCTGCTGCACCCGTTCGAGTCGTTTACTCCGGTGGTCGACCTGCTGCGCCAGGCCGCCAAGGATCCCAACGTGCTGGCGATCAAGCAGACCCTGTATCGCGCCGGGGCCAACTCGGAGATCGTCGACGCGCTGGTCGAGGCGGCGCGTAACGGCAAGGAGGTCACCGCGGTGATCGAACTGCGTGCGCGTTTCGACGAGGAATCCAACCTGCAGCTGGCCAGCCGTCTGCAGGCCGCCGGTGCGGTGGTGATCTACGGCGTGGTCGGCTTCAAGACCCACGCCAAGATGATCCTCATCCTGCGCCGCGAGAACGGCGAACTGCGCCGTTACGCGCACCTTGGCACCGGCAACTACCACGCCGGCAACGCCCGTCTGTACACCGACTACAGCCTGCTGACCGCCGACGTGGCGCTCGGCGAGGACGTCTCCAAACTGTTCAGCCAACTGATCGGCATGGGCAAGACGCTGCGCATGAAGAAGCTGCTGCACGCTCCGTTCACCTTGAAGAAGGGCATGCTCGATCTGATCGCCCGCGAGACCCAGCACGCCAGCGAGGGCAAGTCGGCGCACATCATGGCCAAGTTCAATTCGCTGACCGATCCGAAGATCATCCGCGCGCTGTACAAGGCCAGCCAGGCTGGGGTGAAGATCGATTTGGTGGTGCGCGGCATGTGCTGTCTGCGCCCGGGCGTGCCGGGGGTGTCACACAATATCCAGGTACGCTCGATCATCGGCCGCTTCCTCGAGCACACGCGGATCTACTACTTCCACAACAACGGCGACGAACAGCTGTACCTGTCCAGCGCCGACTGGATGGAGCGCAACCTCGATAAACGGGTCGAAACCTGCTTCCCGGTGGAAGGTCGCAAGTTGATTCTGCGGGTGAAAAAAGAGCTTGAGACTTATCTCAGCGACAATACCCACAGCTGGCAATTGCAGCCGGATGGTCGCTATCTGCGCAATAGCCCGACCGGTAACCAGAACGCCCGCAGCGCGCAGCAGATCCTGTTCGACAAGCTGACCACGCCGGTAGTCAGCGTGCGCTGA
- a CDS encoding thioesterase family protein, whose amino-acid sequence MANEHFELSADVQLAVSTFFKRIPFNQVLGIEIESLSNEQVVMRLPMKPELIGNFVHGILHGGVISSLLDVCGGAMALIGAFANHRHLPGPERLLQLSKLGTIDLRIDYLRPGRGEHFIATALPLRTGNKVAVVRMELHSDDGTLVAVGTGTYLCG is encoded by the coding sequence ATGGCCAACGAGCATTTCGAACTGAGCGCCGACGTACAGCTGGCGGTCAGTACATTCTTCAAGCGCATCCCGTTCAACCAAGTGCTGGGCATCGAGATCGAATCGCTGAGCAACGAGCAGGTGGTCATGCGCCTGCCGATGAAACCCGAACTGATCGGTAATTTCGTCCACGGCATCCTCCACGGCGGGGTGATTTCATCACTGCTGGATGTCTGCGGCGGCGCCATGGCGCTGATCGGCGCCTTCGCCAACCACCGCCACCTGCCCGGGCCGGAACGCCTGCTGCAACTGTCCAAGCTGGGCACCATCGACCTGCGCATCGACTACCTGCGGCCTGGGCGTGGCGAGCATTTCATCGCCACCGCGTTGCCGCTACGCACCGGCAACAAGGTCGCGGTAGTCCGCATGGAGTTGCACAGCGACGATGGCACGCTGGTAGCGGTGGGCACCGGCACCTATTTGTGCGGTTGA
- a CDS encoding sterol desaturase family protein: protein MNYVLFAVPFFFLLIGLELLADRWRGVSTYRLADAVNSLSAGVLSTTSGLLTKALGLLTYTFAWQHWGVFGLTADNLWVWLFAFVFYDFCYYWNHRLGHERNVLWAAHSVHHQSEEYNLSTALRQTSTGFIFGWIFYLPMALVGVPPLVFLTVAALNLLYQFWVHTRHVPKLGWFEWLFITPSNHRVHHAQNPVYMDRNYGGVFIVWDRLFGTFQEELDAEPVVFGVTTPLRSWNPLWANLQFYAVLWHDAVRAESRWDKLRIWFMRTGWRPADVAARYPQAKPDLANFVKFEVPLGRAAQLYATLQFALYVAGGIYLLGWSEPWPLAGQLLGWGWMAFGLYALGTWLESRPWALPLEWLRLLLNLPLLWLAQLGGWLPEGPEAWSLLGLYSLLSVAGIYLPRLAKPAAQVA, encoded by the coding sequence ATGAACTACGTCCTTTTCGCGGTACCGTTTTTTTTCCTGCTGATCGGCCTCGAGTTGCTCGCCGATCGCTGGCGTGGGGTCAGCACTTATCGCCTGGCCGACGCGGTCAACAGTCTCAGCGCCGGGGTGCTCTCGACCACCAGCGGCCTGTTGACCAAGGCCCTCGGCCTGCTCACCTATACCTTCGCCTGGCAGCATTGGGGGGTCTTCGGCCTGACGGCCGACAACCTCTGGGTCTGGCTGTTCGCGTTCGTCTTCTATGACTTTTGCTACTACTGGAACCATCGCCTCGGCCATGAGCGCAACGTGCTGTGGGCCGCGCATTCGGTGCATCACCAGAGCGAGGAGTACAACCTCTCCACCGCGCTGCGGCAGACCAGTACCGGGTTTATTTTTGGCTGGATCTTCTATCTGCCGATGGCCCTGGTCGGCGTGCCGCCGCTGGTGTTTCTGACCGTGGCGGCGCTCAACCTGCTCTATCAGTTCTGGGTGCATACCCGCCATGTGCCCAAGCTCGGCTGGTTCGAATGGCTGTTCATCACGCCGTCCAATCATCGCGTCCATCATGCGCAGAACCCTGTGTATATGGATCGCAACTACGGCGGCGTGTTCATTGTCTGGGATCGTCTGTTCGGTACCTTTCAGGAGGAGCTGGATGCCGAGCCGGTAGTCTTCGGAGTGACCACGCCACTGCGCAGCTGGAACCCGTTGTGGGCCAACCTGCAGTTCTATGCGGTGCTGTGGCACGACGCGGTACGCGCCGAGTCGCGTTGGGACAAGCTGCGCATCTGGTTCATGCGCACCGGCTGGCGTCCGGCGGACGTCGCCGCACGCTACCCGCAGGCCAAACCGGATCTGGCCAACTTCGTCAAATTCGAGGTGCCGCTGGGGCGCGCGGCGCAGCTCTATGCCACGCTGCAGTTCGCCCTCTACGTCGCCGGCGGCATCTATCTGCTGGGCTGGTCCGAGCCGTGGCCGCTGGCCGGCCAACTGCTCGGGTGGGGCTGGATGGCCTTCGGTCTGTATGCCCTCGGCACCTGGCTGGAGAGCCGTCCCTGGGCGCTGCCCCTGGAGTGGCTGCGCCTGCTGCTCAACCTGCCGCTGTTGTGGCTGGCGCAACTGGGCGGCTGGCTGCCGGAGGGGCCGGAGGCCTGGAGTCTGCTCGGCCTGTACAGCCTGCTCAGCGTGGCAGGGATCTATCTACCGCGGCTCGCCAAGCCCGCAGCGCAAGTGGCCTGA
- a CDS encoding DedA family protein, with product MLQNLLQDFGYFALFLGTFFEGETILVLAGFLAFRGYLDINAVIATAFFGSYAGDQLWYYLGRHKGREILARRPRWTLLGEKALIYVRRHPDLWVLSFRFVYGLRTVMPVAIGLSGYPPLRYLILNGIGAIIWAVALGLAAFHFGNVLEGILGNIKKYELWVLGGLVALGAALWLWRRLRTPRI from the coding sequence ATGCTCCAAAATCTCCTGCAGGACTTCGGCTACTTCGCCCTGTTTCTCGGCACCTTCTTCGAGGGCGAGACCATTCTGGTGCTGGCCGGCTTTCTGGCGTTTCGCGGCTACCTGGACATCAACGCGGTGATCGCCACGGCGTTCTTCGGCAGCTATGCCGGCGACCAGTTGTGGTACTACCTGGGCCGTCACAAGGGCCGGGAAATCCTCGCCCGCCGCCCGCGCTGGACTCTCCTCGGCGAAAAAGCCCTGATCTATGTGCGCCGCCATCCCGACTTGTGGGTGCTGAGCTTTCGCTTCGTCTACGGTCTGCGTACGGTGATGCCGGTGGCGATCGGCTTGTCCGGTTATCCGCCGCTGCGCTACCTGATCCTCAATGGCATCGGCGCGATTATCTGGGCAGTGGCCCTGGGCCTGGCCGCCTTCCACTTCGGCAACGTGCTGGAAGGCATCCTCGGCAACATCAAGAAGTACGAGCTGTGGGTGCTCGGCGGCCTGGTCGCCCTCGGCGCCGCGCTCTGGCTGTGGCGCCGCCTGCGCACGCCACGCATCTGA
- a CDS encoding TerC family protein: MEWLADPQIWVAFLTLTALEIVLGIDNIIFISILVSRLPVAQQPKARFFGLALAMGTRILLLLSITWVMRLTSDLFSVMGEGISGRDLILFFGGLFLLFKSTMEIWHSLEGAEEAQQSGGRAAGFMGIIVQIAIIDIVFSLDSVITAVGLVQNVPVMVAAIVISVVVMMMSAGTISAFIDKHPSLKMLALSFLIVVGTVLIAEAFAVHVPKGYVYFAMAFSLAVEAINIRLRGAMARKRQEAEVEPVKLRKGSPD; this comes from the coding sequence ATGGAATGGCTTGCCGACCCGCAAATCTGGGTCGCTTTTCTGACCCTAACCGCCCTGGAAATCGTCCTCGGCATCGACAACATCATCTTCATTTCGATTCTGGTCAGCCGCCTGCCGGTGGCCCAGCAACCGAAAGCGCGCTTCTTCGGCCTGGCCCTGGCGATGGGTACGCGGATCTTGTTGCTGCTGTCGATCACCTGGGTCATGCGTCTGACCAGCGATCTGTTCAGCGTCATGGGCGAGGGGATTTCCGGACGGGATCTGATCCTGTTCTTCGGCGGCCTGTTCCTGCTGTTCAAGAGCACCATGGAAATCTGGCATAGCCTCGAAGGCGCCGAAGAAGCCCAGCAGAGCGGCGGTCGTGCGGCAGGCTTCATGGGCATCATCGTGCAGATCGCGATCATCGACATCGTCTTCTCGCTGGACTCGGTGATCACCGCCGTCGGCCTGGTGCAGAACGTCCCGGTCATGGTCGCGGCGATTGTTATTTCGGTGGTGGTGATGATGATGTCGGCTGGCACCATCAGCGCGTTCATCGACAAGCATCCGTCGCTGAAAATGCTCGCCTTGTCGTTCCTCATCGTGGTCGGCACGGTGTTGATCGCCGAAGCCTTCGCGGTGCATGTGCCGAAGGGTTATGTGTACTTCGCCATGGCCTTCTCGCTGGCCGTCGAGGCGATCAATATCCGCCTGCGCGGCGCGATGGCCCGCAAACGCCAGGAAGCGGAAGTCGAGCCAGTCAAGCTGCGCAAGGGCTCGCCGGACTGA
- a CDS encoding mechanosensitive ion channel family protein, translating to MLTWSEPLLRTAQVLLILLLAWLVQRVVTRGISRLGSHYPQLPQELLLPLRGGLRWLIMGSAFMLVLERLGVSAEVLWTALTGFAAVAAVAFFAIWSVLSNLFCAVLIFALGPFRLGDVVEVVDSGDKPGVKGRVVGINLFYTTLSDVSEGAAGALIQIPNSLFFQRAVRRWRGPDFPNSH from the coding sequence ATGCTGACCTGGAGCGAGCCGCTCCTGCGCACCGCTCAAGTGCTGTTGATCCTATTGTTGGCTTGGCTGGTGCAGCGGGTCGTGACCCGCGGTATCAGCCGGCTCGGCAGCCATTATCCGCAACTGCCGCAGGAGCTGCTGCTGCCGTTACGCGGCGGGTTGCGCTGGCTGATCATGGGCAGCGCGTTCATGTTGGTGCTCGAGCGCCTGGGCGTGTCTGCTGAAGTGCTGTGGACCGCTCTGACCGGCTTCGCCGCGGTCGCAGCGGTGGCGTTCTTCGCTATCTGGAGCGTGCTGTCCAACCTGTTTTGCGCGGTGCTGATCTTCGCCCTCGGGCCATTTCGCCTCGGTGATGTGGTCGAGGTGGTGGATAGCGGCGACAAGCCTGGGGTGAAAGGGCGGGTAGTCGGCATCAACCTGTTCTACACCACCCTCAGCGATGTCAGCGAAGGTGCGGCCGGCGCGCTGATCCAGATTCCCAACAGCCTGTTTTTCCAGCGTGCTGTCCGGCGCTGGCGCGGTCCTGATTTTCCCAACTCCCACTGA
- a CDS encoding cytochrome c/FTR1 family iron permease, with amino-acid sequence MPLPSRFIAGLLLSWLALCSASLRAETLDGAVQALHLLDYFSADYSASAATAQVRDTERDRQQLQSLNQVQELLGGLPARPQQAALVQSAAALLAAAQQPAEGLSVVRQARHLGAQLAAAYEISQAPLITPDPSRGAPLYAQHCAVCHGDAGAGDGPAGVGLEPPPGDLRDPARFDQLSLYALFNTLGLGIDGSDMPAFADQLDERQRWDLASYIASFSAAPASAGSQRFDLAELARQTPAEIAASQGAEAVAAFRAQRAQPPVVQRGPRQLLDYTASTLDKSLAAYRAGDHEQAYDLSVAAYLEGFELVESSLDNLDAALRMETEKSLMAYRQAVQDARPVDEAAQLLDVAQSKLKASAEALGGEGLSQSLSFVSSLLILLREGLEAILVLAAILAFLRNTGQQAATRSVHIGWGLAMLAGLATWAVAAYLIDVGGAQRELMEGCTALFASVMVLWLGVWMHDRRHAAAWQDYIKSSLVGGGGRFGFAALAFFSVYRELFEVILFYETLWLQAGPVGHGAVIAGAGVAVVLLIGLAWIILRGSARLPLGLFFGINAALLCALSVVFAGHGVKALQEAGVFGTHPVAFFDFDWLGIHADAYSLAAQALALLAVVVLYGRSKLAERKRVPAV; translated from the coding sequence ATGCCCCTTCCTTCCCGCTTCATCGCCGGCTTGCTGCTGTCCTGGCTGGCGCTCTGCAGTGCCTCGCTGCGCGCCGAAACCCTCGACGGCGCCGTGCAGGCGCTGCATCTGCTCGATTACTTCAGTGCCGACTATTCGGCTAGCGCAGCGACCGCCCAAGTGCGCGATACGGAGCGCGATCGCCAACAGCTGCAATCGCTCAACCAAGTGCAAGAATTGCTCGGCGGCCTGCCCGCACGACCGCAACAGGCGGCGCTGGTACAAAGCGCCGCGGCGTTGCTGGCGGCGGCCCAGCAACCTGCAGAAGGGCTCAGCGTGGTGCGCCAGGCGCGGCATCTGGGCGCGCAACTCGCGGCGGCGTACGAGATCAGCCAGGCACCGTTGATCACCCCCGACCCGAGCCGGGGCGCGCCGTTGTATGCCCAGCATTGCGCGGTCTGCCATGGCGACGCGGGGGCCGGCGATGGTCCGGCAGGCGTGGGTCTGGAACCGCCGCCGGGCGACCTGCGCGATCCGGCGCGGTTCGATCAGCTGAGTCTCTACGCGTTGTTCAATACCCTCGGCCTGGGCATCGATGGCAGTGATATGCCGGCCTTCGCCGATCAGCTCGACGAGCGCCAGCGCTGGGACCTCGCTAGCTATATCGCCAGTTTCAGCGCCGCGCCGGCTAGTGCTGGCAGTCAGCGTTTCGATCTCGCCGAGCTGGCCCGCCAGACCCCGGCGGAAATCGCCGCCAGCCAGGGCGCCGAGGCGGTCGCCGCGTTCCGTGCCCAGCGCGCCCAGCCGCCAGTGGTCCAACGCGGGCCCAGGCAGCTGCTCGACTACACCGCCAGCACGCTCGACAAGAGCCTCGCGGCCTACCGCGCCGGCGACCACGAACAGGCCTATGACCTGTCGGTGGCGGCCTATCTGGAAGGCTTCGAGCTGGTCGAAAGTTCGCTCGACAACCTCGATGCCGCGCTGCGCATGGAGACCGAGAAGTCCCTGATGGCTTACCGGCAGGCGGTGCAGGACGCGCGTCCGGTCGACGAAGCGGCGCAACTGCTGGACGTCGCCCAGAGCAAGCTCAAGGCGTCCGCCGAAGCACTCGGCGGCGAAGGCCTGAGCCAGTCGCTGAGCTTCGTGTCCAGCTTGCTGATCCTGCTGCGCGAAGGGCTCGAGGCGATTCTGGTGCTGGCGGCGATCCTCGCCTTCCTGCGCAACACCGGCCAGCAGGCGGCGACCCGCAGCGTGCACATTGGCTGGGGCCTGGCGATGCTCGCCGGGCTCGCCACCTGGGCGGTGGCGGCGTACCTGATCGATGTCGGCGGTGCCCAGCGCGAGCTGATGGAAGGCTGCACGGCGCTGTTCGCCAGCGTCATGGTCCTGTGGCTCGGCGTGTGGATGCACGACCGCCGGCATGCCGCGGCCTGGCAGGACTACATCAAGAGCAGCCTGGTTGGCGGCGGCGGGCGCTTCGGCTTCGCCGCGCTGGCGTTCTTTTCGGTGTACCGCGAGCTGTTCGAAGTCATTCTGTTCTATGAAACGCTCTGGCTGCAGGCCGGTCCGGTTGGCCATGGCGCGGTGATCGCCGGCGCCGGGGTGGCTGTGGTGCTGTTGATCGGCCTGGCCTGGATCATCCTGCGCGGCTCGGCTCGCCTGCCGTTGGGCCTATTCTTCGGCATCAACGCAGCGCTGCTCTGTGCATTGTCGGTGGTCTTCGCCGGCCACGGGGTCAAGGCGCTGCAGGAAGCCGGGGTGTTTGGCACCCATCCGGTGGCCTTCTTCGACTTTGACTGGCTGGGCATCCACGCCGACGCCTACTCGCTGGCGGCTCAGGCGCTGGCCTTGCTGGCGGTGGTGGTGCTGTACGGGCGCAGCAAGCTCGCCGAGCGCAAGCGCGTGCCCGCCGTATAA